CCCATGTCCTCATGCCCTCGCCTCCCCAACCTCAGAGAGCGCCAAGCCCCGTCGGCGCACCTTCAGCCCTCTCCATGCTTCCTCCCCCCAAAAGAGGCAATGGCTCGCCTTGGTCCGGATGCTCCGATTGTCCGCCCGGCGCGTTGTCCGATACGTTCCAGATTCACGAACTGCCGGTGGCAAGCCTCATGACCTTTTCCTGCGTGGCTTCGCCTCTCAGCAGCTCTCCCGCCACGCGACCCTCGTGCATTACCAGAATCCGGTCGCTCATTCCGAGGATTTCCGGCAGCTCGGAGGAGATCATTACGATCGCCACACCGCGTTCCGCAAGAGCATTGATCAGGTTGTAAATCTCCCACTTCGCCCCGACATCTATACCCCGTGTGGGTTCATCGAAGATCATCACCCTGCAATGGGTGAGGAGCCATTTGGCGAGCACGACCTTCTGCTGGTTTCCTCCGCTCAGGTTTCTCACGGCCTGCCGGAGGGAAGGCGTGCGGATGCGAAGTTCATCGACAAAGCGGGCGGCGTTTCTTCTTTCACTTGCTTTGTCGAGAAAGCCCCAGCGGCTGAAGCGATCGAGGCTTGGCAGGGTCATATTCTCCAAGACGGACATCCCCAGGATCAAACCCTGAGCCTTTCTGTCCTCCGCGACAAGCCCGATGCCCGCGTCGATCGCATCCCGGGGTCCTCGCAGGTGAAGCTCTTGTCCGCCCAGAAAGATCTTGCCGTGATCGAGAGGATCGGCGCCGAAGATCGCTCTTGCGACCTCCGTACGTCCCGCGCCGACCAGCCCGGCGATCCCCAGGATCTCTCCGGCCCGCACCGAGAAGCTCACGTCCGTGAACTTCCCCTTACGGGTGAGCCGTTCCACACGGAGCACCTCCTCGCCCGGCTGCACCTGGCGGGGAGGGAATTCGTCGCTGATCTCTCTCCCGACCATTCGCCGAACAATCTCTTCCCTGGTCAAGTTGGAGACACGGTCGGTACTGACTCGCTGCCCATCGCGCAATATCGTGACTCGATCCGCGATCTCGTAAATCTCCTCGAGGCGA
The sequence above is a segment of the candidate division KSB1 bacterium genome. Coding sequences within it:
- the gguA gene encoding sugar ABC transporter ATP-binding protein, giving the protein MGTDGTLLQMRGISKRFPGVQALDRVDFDLEKGEVHALVGENGAGKSTLMKILAGALQKDEGEIVLEGKRVEIPNPIAARRLGISLIYQEFNLVPHLSVAENIFLGREPRRKSGLIDWNVLYQEAEKILSQLEVDIDVRRRVRHLSVAEQQMVEIARAVSVRSKILGMDEPSATLTEHELRRLFDLIRSLVASGVSVIYISHRLEEIYEIADRVTILRDGQRVSTDRVSNLTREEIVRRMVGREISDEFPPRQVQPGEEVLRVERLTRKGKFTDVSFSVRAGEILGIAGLVGAGRTEVARAIFGADPLDHGKIFLGGQELHLRGPRDAIDAGIGLVAEDRKAQGLILGMSVLENMTLPSLDRFSRWGFLDKASERRNAARFVDELRIRTPSLRQAVRNLSGGNQQKVVLAKWLLTHCRVMIFDEPTRGIDVGAKWEIYNLINALAERGVAIVMISSELPEILGMSDRILVMHEGRVAGELLRGEATQEKVMRLATGSS